A part of Halobacillus shinanisalinarum genomic DNA contains:
- a CDS encoding response regulator transcription factor → MDHEAKILVVDDEERIRRLIRMYLEREDYTVEEAEDGEEAIKKALQEDYDVILLDLMMPGKDGIEVCKELREKKATPVIMLTAKGEEANRVQGFEVGTDDYIVKPFSPREVVLRVKALLRRASTTKFLETDTSARNVLVFPHMTIDNDAHRVTADGKEVALTPKEYELLNYMAQTPDKVFDREQLLKEVWQYEFFGDLRTVDTHVKRLREKLSKVSTDAAGMIVTVWGVGYKFEVSGE, encoded by the coding sequence ATGGATCATGAAGCAAAAATATTAGTGGTAGATGACGAGGAGCGTATTAGAAGGCTTATCCGTATGTATCTTGAACGTGAAGACTATACAGTAGAAGAGGCTGAAGATGGCGAAGAAGCTATAAAGAAAGCCCTGCAAGAGGATTATGATGTGATTTTACTTGACCTCATGATGCCGGGTAAAGATGGTATTGAAGTATGTAAAGAATTACGTGAGAAAAAAGCGACTCCTGTGATTATGCTGACGGCTAAGGGAGAGGAAGCCAATCGTGTGCAAGGCTTTGAAGTAGGGACAGATGACTACATTGTAAAGCCATTTAGCCCGAGGGAAGTTGTGCTGCGTGTGAAAGCGCTTCTAAGACGAGCTTCAACGACAAAATTCTTGGAAACCGATACGTCAGCTAGAAATGTACTAGTATTTCCTCATATGACCATTGATAATGATGCCCATCGTGTCACAGCTGACGGGAAAGAAGTTGCACTAACTCCCAAAGAGTACGAATTGCTTAATTATATGGCCCAAACACCTGATAAGGTGTTTGATCGAGAACAATTGCTAAAAGAAGTATGGCAATATGAGTTCTTTGGTGATTTGCGCACTGTGGATACACATGTGAAACGCCTTCGTGAAAAATTAAGTAAGGTATCAACGGATGCGGCGGGGATGATCGTTACAGTATGGGGCGTTGGTTATAAATTTGAGGTTAGTGGCGAGTAA
- the ccsB gene encoding c-type cytochrome biogenesis protein CcsB, translating into MDLSTISSNLLYAAFIIYLIATFFFGGTIRDKKRKRAGIAGNIGITLTIIGFLAQVGYFFTRWGASGHAPVSNLFEFTTFFGMMLVLAFIVMYFIYRINVLGLFALPIALLIIAFASMFPSEISPLVPSLQSHWLYIHVTTASLGQAVLSVSFVAGLIFLTRQIDQSKRSKHTFWLEFVIYMLATALAFIIISSTFNAMNYEATFEAPVEGQPTEITYQMPAIAGPTDSELLTDDMAPLFSVPEWMRGQDAAIKFNTMIWAFLGGLVLYWLARLILRKRIGASIQPLLKKVNPELVDEISYRAVAIGFPIFTLGALIFAMIWAQQAWDRFWGWDPKEVWALITFFFYAAYLHLRLSRGWQGKKSAWLAVGGFAIIMFNLLAVNLIISGLHSYA; encoded by the coding sequence ATGGATCTAAGTACAATAAGCAGTAACTTGCTTTATGCCGCTTTTATTATCTATTTAATCGCTACGTTTTTCTTCGGAGGAACAATACGTGATAAGAAAAGGAAGAGGGCGGGTATTGCAGGTAACATTGGGATAACATTGACGATTATAGGGTTCCTCGCTCAAGTTGGTTATTTTTTTACAAGGTGGGGGGCGAGCGGACATGCTCCTGTTAGTAATTTATTTGAATTTACAACGTTCTTTGGCATGATGCTTGTACTGGCGTTTATTGTTATGTATTTTATTTATCGAATTAATGTTCTCGGATTATTTGCCTTGCCTATAGCCCTGTTGATTATAGCTTTTGCAAGTATGTTTCCGAGCGAAATATCGCCACTTGTTCCATCACTGCAGTCACATTGGCTTTATATCCATGTGACAACAGCATCACTGGGACAAGCAGTACTTTCCGTTAGTTTTGTTGCTGGATTAATCTTTTTAACCCGACAAATTGATCAGTCTAAAAGGTCAAAACATACTTTTTGGCTGGAATTTGTCATCTATATGCTTGCTACAGCATTAGCCTTTATTATCATCTCTTCAACTTTCAATGCGATGAATTATGAGGCAACTTTCGAAGCACCGGTCGAAGGACAGCCAACGGAAATTACGTATCAAATGCCAGCCATTGCCGGTCCTACAGACAGCGAACTGCTTACAGATGATATGGCACCGCTATTTAGTGTACCAGAGTGGATGCGTGGACAGGACGCTGCGATTAAATTTAACACAATGATTTGGGCATTCCTCGGCGGCCTTGTTCTTTACTGGCTCGCACGTCTAATTTTACGAAAAAGGATTGGGGCATCTATTCAACCTTTACTTAAAAAGGTGAATCCTGAACTCGTCGATGAAATATCATATCGTGCGGTAGCGATCGGCTTCCCCATCTTCACACTTGGGGCGCTCATTTTCGCAATGATCTGGGCCCAACAAGCATGGGACCGCTTCTGGGGGTGGGACCCTAAAGAAGTATGGGCATTAATTACGTTCTTCTTTTATGCGGCCTATTTACACCTAAGACTTTCGAGAGGCTGGCAAGGAAAGAAATCAGCCTGGCTCGCAGTAGGTGGGTTTGCCATTATTATGTTCAATTTACTTGCGGTAAACTTAATCATATCTGGGCTGCACTCCTACGCATAA
- the resB gene encoding cytochrome c biogenesis protein ResB has product MNNITCECGHVNPEGTVLCESCGKPIENNQHINGNDDQALLNMRYDGSARRSQTYNRTLIDKIWNFFSSVKVGVWLIVTTLIASAVGTIFPQEMYIPPNTDAATHYADQYGLAGQIYYQLGFHNLFSSWWYMLLLAMIGISIVVASIDRFVPLYKTLKTQKPRRHDLFMKKQRIFGETQSSSVYFEQVKMNLKKSRFKVTEQNGHILAEKNRFARWGPYVNHIGLIIFLLGTLLRFIPALYIDDFVWVREGETAVINGTEGQYYIKNKEFILETYNEDDERFQEALQNNGNPVPKTYQTNAVIYERTDPIVVGGDPELEKIKEDQLKVNHPLKFGGFALYQASYQLNEFKEMTFKIHDKNNEDSSYGQFTVNLSEPKSEYQLDSGYRVVLDSYFPEYELKDGSPVSVSKYPKNPAFVFKVFPPGESEPEISFAGIGVNVDATGENDYKVGLVDFDVRDVTGLTVRKDYTLPFIALGGAIFMIGVIQGMYWNHRRIWIKPKENGVWIAGHTNKNWFALRREIDKVIVDTGIEAPKDQQEMES; this is encoded by the coding sequence ATGAATAACATTACATGCGAATGTGGGCATGTGAACCCAGAGGGAACGGTACTATGTGAATCTTGTGGTAAGCCCATAGAGAACAATCAGCATATCAATGGTAATGATGATCAGGCATTATTAAACATGAGGTACGATGGCAGTGCCAGACGATCGCAAACATATAATCGTACGCTTATCGATAAAATATGGAACTTCTTTTCCTCCGTTAAGGTCGGCGTCTGGCTCATCGTAACTACATTAATTGCTTCAGCAGTCGGAACGATATTTCCCCAGGAAATGTACATACCACCGAATACCGATGCTGCCACACACTACGCTGATCAGTACGGCTTAGCAGGTCAAATTTATTATCAATTGGGCTTTCATAATTTATTTAGTTCCTGGTGGTACATGCTCTTGCTTGCTATGATTGGAATCTCAATTGTAGTAGCAAGTATTGATCGGTTTGTACCTTTATATAAAACACTTAAAACTCAAAAGCCAAGACGTCACGATTTATTTATGAAGAAACAGAGGATCTTCGGTGAGACGCAGTCAAGTTCGGTATACTTTGAGCAAGTCAAAATGAACTTAAAAAAGAGTCGTTTCAAGGTCACAGAACAAAACGGTCACATTTTAGCAGAGAAAAACCGTTTCGCAAGGTGGGGGCCTTACGTCAACCACATAGGGTTAATCATCTTTTTACTTGGTACTCTATTACGGTTCATACCTGCTCTTTATATAGATGACTTTGTTTGGGTGAGAGAGGGAGAAACGGCAGTTATTAACGGTACGGAAGGCCAGTATTATATTAAAAACAAAGAGTTTATTCTGGAAACGTATAATGAGGATGATGAACGATTTCAGGAAGCGCTTCAAAACAATGGCAACCCAGTGCCCAAAACATATCAAACCAATGCCGTTATTTATGAGAGAACAGATCCGATCGTAGTCGGCGGCGATCCTGAGCTTGAAAAAATTAAAGAAGATCAGTTGAAAGTGAACCATCCACTAAAATTTGGCGGGTTTGCTCTTTACCAAGCGAGTTATCAATTAAATGAATTTAAAGAAATGACCTTTAAGATACATGATAAGAACAATGAAGACAGTTCTTATGGTCAGTTCACCGTTAACTTGTCTGAGCCGAAATCTGAGTATCAACTTGATAGCGGCTATCGGGTTGTGCTTGATTCCTATTTTCCAGAATATGAACTTAAAGATGGCTCTCCCGTTTCTGTGTCTAAGTATCCCAAGAATCCAGCGTTTGTTTTTAAGGTCTTTCCACCTGGTGAGTCAGAGCCTGAAATAAGCTTTGCTGGAATCGGTGTAAATGTTGATGCTACAGGTGAGAATGATTATAAAGTGGGCTTAGTCGATTTTGATGTCCGTGATGTAACCGGCTTGACTGTACGTAAAGATTACACGCTTCCTTTCATTGCGCTTGGGGGCGCGATCTTCATGATTGGTGTCATTCAGGGGATGTATTGGAACCATAGGAGAATCTGGATTAAGCCGAAGGAAAATGGAGTATGGATTGCAGGTCATACGAATAAAAATTGGTTTGCGTTAAGACGAGAAATCGATAAAGTGATTGTTGACACAGGAATAGAAGCACCTAAAGATCAACAAGAAATGGAAAGTTAG
- the resA gene encoding thiol-disulfide oxidoreductase ResA, translating into MKEKTLKKKKKRLIFRTGMLAVMVGLVIFALVSSFNKEKAVVAEGEPAPDFQLEKFGSDGETIALSDLEGKGVMINFWATYCEPCKDEMPYMEKLYPEYKEKGVEILAVNLDSTNLVVEQFLDKYGITFPILQDENGQVMNRYNVGPIPSTFFISPEGKVVKHVVGPLTLDKLEGYLQQITPET; encoded by the coding sequence ATGAAAGAAAAAACTTTAAAGAAAAAGAAAAAGCGATTAATATTCAGAACCGGCATGCTGGCTGTCATGGTTGGTTTAGTAATTTTTGCATTAGTATCCAGCTTTAATAAAGAGAAAGCTGTCGTAGCTGAAGGAGAGCCAGCTCCAGATTTTCAATTAGAAAAGTTTGGTTCAGATGGAGAAACAATTGCGCTTAGCGACTTAGAAGGAAAAGGAGTGATGATTAACTTTTGGGCTACTTATTGCGAACCGTGTAAGGACGAAATGCCGTACATGGAGAAACTTTACCCTGAATATAAGGAAAAGGGCGTAGAAATACTTGCAGTGAACTTAGATTCAACTAACCTTGTTGTTGAACAATTTCTAGACAAGTATGGGATCACCTTCCCTATTCTCCAAGATGAAAATGGACAGGTAATGAACAGATATAACGTGGGGCCCATCCCATCTACATTTTTCATCAGTCCTGAAGGGAAAGTTGTGAAGCATGTCGTAGGGCCGCTTACCCTGGATAAGTTGGAAGGATATTTGCAGCAAATTACTCCTGAGACATAG
- a CDS encoding pseudouridine synthase codes for MERLQKVIAHAGVASRRKAEKMIIDGKVRVNGKVIKELGTKVSSNDDVEVEGVPLTKEVPVYYLLYKPRAVISSVKDDKGRKVVTDFLPEVNERIFPIGRLDYDTSGILLLTNDGELANLLMHPSHEVDKVYIVKTKGIPDSEQLKKMKKGLTIEGETFKAVHTKLLSSDVKKNNAIIQVTLHEGKNRQIRKMFEGLGYPVDKLKRERYGSLTLQGLNAGDYRPLKPHEVKQLRQAAEENVK; via the coding sequence ATGGAACGTCTGCAAAAAGTGATCGCACACGCCGGTGTTGCTTCACGTAGAAAAGCAGAGAAAATGATTATCGATGGAAAAGTACGAGTGAATGGAAAAGTTATCAAAGAGCTTGGAACAAAGGTAAGTTCAAATGATGATGTTGAAGTGGAAGGGGTTCCTCTAACGAAAGAGGTGCCAGTCTACTACTTGCTTTATAAGCCACGAGCAGTGATTTCAAGTGTGAAGGACGATAAGGGAAGGAAGGTAGTCACCGACTTTTTACCAGAAGTGAATGAGCGTATCTTTCCGATTGGGCGACTTGATTATGATACCTCAGGAATTTTGCTGTTAACGAATGATGGAGAACTTGCCAATCTATTGATGCACCCTAGTCATGAGGTAGATAAAGTATATATTGTCAAAACAAAGGGCATTCCTGATAGTGAACAGCTTAAAAAGATGAAAAAAGGACTTACTATTGAGGGAGAAACATTTAAAGCTGTCCATACGAAATTGCTTTCTTCAGATGTTAAGAAAAACAATGCGATTATACAAGTCACATTGCACGAAGGAAAGAACCGTCAAATCAGAAAAATGTTTGAGGGGTTAGGCTATCCTGTCGATAAATTAAAGCGCGAACGTTACGGATCATTAACTTTACAGGGATTGAATGCCGGTGATTACCGTCCGCTTAAGCCGCATGAAGTAAAACAGCTTCGTCAAGCAGCTGAAGAAAATGTTAAATAA
- a CDS encoding spore maturation protein, with translation MSIWLIPAVILIVLVMATIKRVPAYEVFVEGSKEGIQIAVSLLPFLLGMMVSIAIFQASGAMDAVLSLVKPLTSLFAVPEQILPLALIRPISGTAALSVTTELIRTFGPDSFIGQLASVMQGSTDTTLYIITVYFGAVGIRRMGDALKVGLLADLVGIIASIVIVIILFG, from the coding sequence ATGAGTATATGGCTCATTCCTGCTGTCATCCTAATCGTTCTTGTCATGGCTACGATTAAACGGGTACCTGCCTATGAGGTGTTTGTGGAAGGAAGTAAAGAGGGCATACAAATCGCTGTTTCATTGCTTCCTTTTTTGTTAGGAATGATGGTTTCGATAGCGATTTTCCAGGCGTCAGGCGCAATGGATGCCGTACTGAGTTTAGTTAAACCACTAACCTCGCTTTTTGCTGTTCCTGAACAAATTTTGCCTTTGGCATTAATCCGGCCTATTTCTGGCACCGCGGCATTAAGTGTAACCACGGAGTTAATCCGCACATTTGGGCCGGATTCCTTTATTGGACAACTTGCCTCAGTCATGCAAGGCAGTACCGATACGACGCTCTATATAATCACCGTTTATTTTGGAGCTGTCGGAATAAGAAGAATGGGCGATGCATTAAAGGTTGGACTTCTTGCTGATTTAGTTGGTATAATAGCATCAATTGTCATCGTAATCATCCTGTTTGGATAA
- a CDS encoding nucleoside recognition domain-containing protein, with amino-acid sequence MVNLIWVFLAVSGICYAAFNGTMDKVNEAIFLTIEESVMITLSLAGVLVFWLGLMKIAEEAGLLSGLAKLFKPVVKRIFPDIPENDPALGYILSNMTANMFGLGNAATPMGLKAMKEMKRLSGSDQASRSMITFLAINTSSLTLIPTTVIAIRMKYGSVDPTSIVAATIFATAISTIAALIIDRSFYYLRKKAGRAL; translated from the coding sequence TTGGTCAACTTAATTTGGGTATTCCTTGCGGTAAGTGGAATTTGTTATGCTGCCTTTAACGGAACAATGGATAAAGTTAATGAAGCTATTTTTTTGACAATTGAAGAGAGTGTCATGATTACATTAAGTCTCGCTGGTGTCCTTGTGTTTTGGCTGGGATTGATGAAGATCGCTGAGGAAGCAGGGTTATTATCGGGGCTGGCTAAATTATTTAAGCCTGTAGTAAAGCGGATTTTCCCAGACATTCCTGAAAATGATCCTGCTTTAGGATACATTCTATCTAATATGACCGCAAATATGTTTGGGTTAGGAAATGCCGCCACTCCAATGGGACTTAAGGCAATGAAAGAGATGAAAAGGTTATCAGGATCAGATCAGGCCAGCCGTTCTATGATTACGTTCTTAGCCATTAATACTTCTTCGCTCACACTCATTCCAACAACTGTGATTGCGATTCGAATGAAGTATGGTTCTGTTGATCCTACAAGTATTGTTGCGGCAACTATTTTCGCCACAGCGATTTCCACGATTGCCGCGCTTATTATTGATCGCTCTTTCTACTACTTGCGTAAGAAGGCTGGCCGCGCGTTATGA
- a CDS encoding D-alanyl-D-alanine carboxypeptidase family protein — protein sequence MRRNIRLIIIALFTACLLFPQVANASPSISVSAEHAVLLDANSGRVLFEKKAYDSSLIASTTKIMTAIIAIESGKLSEEVKVSELATRTEGSSIYLTEGEKIPLIDLVYGLMLRSGNDSAVAIAEHVGGSVGGFTYLMNQKARWLGMQSSHFENPHGLDGESHYSSAYDLALLMAYAMKNETFSKVTGSEKFKSDNRSYPWQNKNKLLTRLYDHTTGGKTGFTKKAGRTLVSSAERDGMELVAVTLNAPDDWKDHERMYEYGFDNYETYQLQEEGFAVSNGNEYYLPTDIFYPLTEQEKKQMESAFHPSPSMQDPQLAGVRYFQIADQSLVQTAVWKDRPYGSFISEWSAYLKRITGVVPWST from the coding sequence TTGAGAAGGAATATTCGTTTGATCATCATTGCTTTGTTTACTGCTTGCTTACTCTTTCCACAGGTTGCGAATGCAAGTCCGTCTATATCTGTCTCGGCGGAACATGCCGTTCTTTTAGATGCCAATTCGGGACGAGTTCTTTTTGAGAAAAAAGCCTATGATTCTTCACTAATTGCAAGTACGACCAAGATCATGACAGCTATTATTGCGATCGAATCAGGAAAGTTGTCGGAAGAGGTGAAGGTGAGCGAGCTAGCTACTAGAACGGAAGGCTCGTCTATATACTTAACAGAAGGGGAGAAGATCCCACTAATTGACCTCGTATATGGTTTAATGCTGCGCTCTGGAAATGACTCGGCTGTTGCGATCGCTGAACATGTAGGTGGCAGCGTGGGAGGGTTTACCTACTTGATGAACCAGAAGGCTCGATGGCTTGGAATGCAATCTTCCCATTTTGAAAACCCGCACGGGCTCGATGGTGAATCTCATTATTCAAGTGCATATGATTTAGCGTTACTTATGGCCTATGCGATGAAAAATGAGACGTTTAGCAAAGTAACGGGAAGTGAAAAGTTTAAGTCTGATAACCGCTCTTATCCATGGCAAAACAAAAACAAGCTGCTTACCAGGCTTTATGATCACACTACGGGAGGGAAGACCGGCTTCACGAAGAAGGCTGGACGAACCCTTGTCAGCAGTGCGGAAAGGGATGGTATGGAACTGGTTGCGGTAACGTTGAACGCGCCAGATGATTGGAAAGATCATGAGCGAATGTATGAGTATGGGTTTGACAATTACGAAACCTATCAACTTCAAGAAGAGGGATTTGCTGTTTCAAACGGAAACGAATACTATCTTCCTACTGATATTTTTTATCCATTAACGGAACAGGAGAAGAAACAAATGGAATCAGCCTTCCATCCGTCCCCTTCTATGCAAGACCCCCAGTTGGCGGGAGTCCGTTATTTTCAGATCGCTGACCAATCATTAGTTCAAACAGCTGTATGGAAGGATCGACCGTATGGTTCTTTTATAAGTGAATGGTCCGCTTATTTAAAACGCATTACGGGGGTGGTACCTTGGTCAACTTAA
- the scpB gene encoding SMC-Scp complex subunit ScpB, producing the protein MNVNQQKALIEGLLFVSGEEGITKKKLADLLELTNASLETLLEDLTTDYQQIERGVTMMDSNGTLHLTTKPEHAPYYKKLLDTNTSTRLSQAALETLAIIAYRQPITRIEIDDLRGVKSDRAVQTLGNRGLIDEKGRKDAIGRPVLFGTTKDFLTYFGLTSIEELPPLKEIEQNPDVEEEADLFFEKFNDKSSNET; encoded by the coding sequence ATGAATGTGAACCAACAAAAAGCGCTAATTGAAGGATTGCTCTTTGTCTCAGGGGAAGAGGGAATTACGAAAAAGAAATTAGCTGACTTGTTAGAGCTTACGAACGCTTCTCTTGAGACATTGCTTGAGGATCTGACGACGGACTACCAGCAGATAGAACGGGGGGTAACGATGATGGACTCAAATGGAACTCTACATTTGACGACAAAGCCAGAACATGCTCCCTATTATAAAAAACTCTTAGACACGAATACGTCTACTCGTTTGTCTCAAGCAGCATTGGAGACGCTTGCCATTATTGCTTATCGTCAACCTATTACTCGAATAGAGATTGATGATTTGCGGGGAGTGAAAAGTGATCGTGCCGTACAAACATTAGGAAATAGAGGGTTGATTGACGAAAAAGGAAGAAAGGATGCCATCGGTAGACCGGTTTTATTTGGGACTACAAAAGATTTTCTCACTTATTTTGGATTAACGTCTATCGAGGAACTCCCACCGCTTAAAGAAATCGAACAAAACCCTGACGTTGAAGAAGAAGCGGATTTATTTTTTGAGAAATTTAATGATAAAAGTTCAAATGAAACATAG
- a CDS encoding segregation/condensation protein A: protein MTESYQVKLDGFEGPLDLLLHLINRYEIDIYDIPVSKITEQYMNYVHAMQELELNMASEYLVMAASLLAIKSQMLLPTISSDEELTVEEEEDPRDELMNRLIEYKRYKEAAEELKQKELDANRIYTRPEMDLADYAEEQGVTEGEASVYDMIAAMGNILKRKKTEQPKDATIKRDEVSIRVKMDDILKQVDDIKEGLRFSELFAEHSKPQMVVTFIAILELMKSKEVTCIQESHLEDLIVFKMEETP from the coding sequence ATGACAGAAAGCTATCAAGTGAAGTTAGATGGTTTTGAAGGACCTCTTGACTTATTGCTTCACTTAATAAATCGGTACGAAATCGATATTTACGATATACCTGTATCTAAAATAACAGAGCAGTATATGAATTACGTTCATGCCATGCAAGAGCTAGAATTAAATATGGCAAGTGAATATTTAGTGATGGCAGCGAGCTTACTTGCTATCAAAAGCCAGATGCTTCTGCCCACCATTTCGAGTGATGAAGAATTAACGGTGGAAGAGGAAGAAGACCCTCGAGATGAATTGATGAACCGACTGATCGAATATAAACGCTATAAAGAAGCAGCAGAAGAGCTTAAACAAAAAGAGTTGGATGCGAATAGGATTTATACCAGGCCGGAGATGGATTTAGCTGATTATGCAGAAGAACAAGGCGTAACAGAAGGCGAGGCCTCTGTGTATGACATGATCGCAGCAATGGGAAATATTTTGAAACGAAAAAAAACAGAACAACCTAAAGATGCAACTATAAAAAGGGATGAAGTCTCCATTCGTGTGAAAATGGATGATATTTTGAAACAAGTCGATGATATAAAAGAGGGACTGCGCTTTTCCGAATTATTTGCTGAGCACTCTAAACCACAAATGGTGGTAACATTTATTGCAATCCTTGAGTTAATGAAAAGCAAGGAAGTAACCTGTATTCAAGAAAGTCATTTAGAGGATTTAATTGTATTTAAGATGGAGGAAACACCATGA
- a CDS encoding DUF309 domain-containing protein — protein MYPKAFIEYLAHFHGTRDYFECHEVLEDHWKKTEPGNRKSVWVCLIQLAVSLYHFRRGNLTGAYTLINRTLEKLKDSQKQITSLGIQSDLLIQKALYIKSRIVEQKGYISVDLPLSDPALLKEVKQLCLIWGVSYGTASDLTNLDLIDKHKRRRR, from the coding sequence ATGTATCCAAAAGCTTTTATAGAATATTTGGCTCATTTCCATGGCACAAGAGACTATTTTGAATGTCATGAGGTTTTAGAGGATCATTGGAAAAAGACAGAACCTGGAAACAGAAAGTCTGTCTGGGTATGTCTCATACAACTGGCTGTCAGCCTGTATCATTTTAGAAGAGGAAATTTGACGGGGGCATACACTCTGATTAATAGAACACTGGAAAAATTGAAAGACAGTCAAAAGCAAATAACTTCTCTCGGCATTCAGTCAGATTTACTCATTCAAAAGGCCTTATACATAAAAAGCCGGATCGTCGAGCAAAAGGGGTATATAAGTGTCGACCTGCCCCTTTCTGATCCAGCATTATTAAAAGAGGTGAAACAGCTTTGCTTGATCTGGGGAGTAAGTTATGGAACCGCTAGTGACTTAACAAATCTTGACCTTATTGATAAACATAAAAGGCGCAGGAGATGA
- a CDS encoding glycosyltransferase family 2 protein → MKSRLISIIIPSFNEENNIELMYKALDRECTDIDYDYEVIFINDGSTDDTLFHIKKLVLNTSKVKYISFSRNFGKEVAILAGLQHVKGEAVIVMDADLQHPCNLIKEFLKGYEEGYHQVIAKRNRKGDRPLRSILSSLYYRLINRIVDVDLKDGVGDFRLLSRQAVDALLMLNEGNRFSKGLFSWIGLDQKIIHYDNVLRQNGKTKWSLSKLLNYGIDGIISFNNRPLRVCFYTGSLILLLSLVYIFVHLILIMNNGITEHGYFTTISAVLLLGGVQLLSLGVIGEYIGRIYYETKKRPHYLIQETNIKNGESYAGNQPRIYKVHRSGDY, encoded by the coding sequence ATGAAATCCCGTCTTATTTCAATTATCATTCCTTCATTTAATGAAGAAAATAATATTGAACTTATGTATAAAGCTTTGGATAGGGAATGTACAGACATCGATTATGATTATGAAGTTATCTTTATTAACGATGGAAGCACAGATGATACATTATTCCATATTAAAAAACTGGTATTAAACACATCAAAGGTTAAATATATCTCGTTCAGCAGAAATTTTGGAAAAGAAGTAGCTATTTTAGCCGGCCTTCAACATGTCAAGGGGGAAGCAGTTATTGTCATGGATGCCGATCTACAACATCCATGTAATTTAATAAAAGAATTTCTTAAAGGATACGAAGAAGGGTATCACCAGGTCATTGCTAAGCGGAATCGAAAAGGGGATAGGCCGCTGCGTTCAATTCTTTCCTCCCTTTACTACCGTCTTATCAATAGGATTGTTGATGTCGATTTAAAAGATGGCGTCGGTGATTTTAGACTTTTAAGCCGCCAAGCTGTCGATGCCCTATTAATGTTAAATGAAGGAAACCGTTTCTCAAAAGGGTTATTTTCTTGGATCGGTTTGGATCAGAAAATTATTCACTATGACAATGTACTAAGGCAAAATGGAAAAACAAAATGGTCCCTGTCAAAATTACTAAATTACGGAATTGACGGTATTATTTCCTTTAATAATAGACCACTCAGAGTGTGCTTCTATACAGGAAGCTTGATTTTGTTACTTTCCCTTGTCTATATTTTTGTCCATTTAATTCTGATTATGAACAATGGCATCACTGAACATGGTTATTTCACAACCATTTCTGCGGTTCTCTTACTTGGTGGCGTTCAATTACTCAGTCTTGGTGTAATTGGAGAATATATCGGGAGAATTTACTACGAAACAAAAAAGCGGCCACATTATCTAATACAAGAAACAAATATAAAAAATGGAGAAAGCTATGCAGGTAATCAACCGAGAATTTATAAGGTTCATCGTAGTGGGGATTATTAA
- a CDS encoding GtrA family protein, producing the protein MEKAMQVINREFIRFIVVGIINTLNYYMVYLLLHVMIEIDYMTAHIGSSLISLVISFFLNSYYTFKVRPTLSKFLQFPLTQLFNIAVSSFFVYLFVENLRINSTIAPVLSIFITVPLTFIITGKILKNNGDFI; encoded by the coding sequence ATGGAGAAAGCTATGCAGGTAATCAACCGAGAATTTATAAGGTTCATCGTAGTGGGGATTATTAACACCCTTAATTATTACATGGTCTATTTATTACTGCATGTGATGATAGAAATTGATTATATGACAGCCCATATAGGGAGTTCTTTAATCAGTTTGGTTATTTCATTTTTTTTAAATTCTTATTATACCTTTAAGGTGCGGCCAACTTTATCAAAGTTCTTACAATTTCCGTTAACACAACTCTTTAACATAGCCGTTTCCTCTTTCTTTGTGTATCTTTTTGTTGAGAACCTCCGTATTAATAGCACAATTGCTCCGGTTCTATCTATTTTCATTACCGTCCCCCTAACTTTTATTATAACGGGGAAAATTTTAAAGAATAACGGGGATTTTATATGA